CAAATTGTGATGGTTGATGCAAAGAGAGCGTTGGTTGGAGCAGGTGCAAGGATCTTGTTTTATCCAACACTTTTGTATAACGTGGTTCGTAATAAAATTGAAACTGAGTTTAGGTGGTGGGATCAAATTGATGAGGTtttgctctctctctctctctctctctctctctctctctgcatCTTTTTTTCATGATGGATTTTCTTCTGTAATTTTATGATgtgtttttgctttttattgttttgattttgaattagTGTAAgatgataataaaaaattactttatttagtgagaaagtattattttttatttttgaaacggCCAATGTTAGTATTACTATGTTAATTGTTGAATTAGTGTAAGATGGTaatgaaaaattgtttatttggtgagaaagtattaatttttatttttgaaacggCCAATGTTAGTATTACTATGTTAACcatgatttttttatgttttgaaattgaatttattaGTTGATGTGGCTGCGTTAGTGAATGTGTTCTTTGATGGGTGCTTTTGGTGGGCTTTGTTGTTTAAACTAAACATTTGTTTGTTgttatttatagtttttgttGCTGGGCGCAGTCCCGTTCCCTAAAGATGTTCCTGAATTGAAGAATCTTGGTGTTGGCGGTGTGATTACTTTGAATGAACCTTATGAAACTTTGGTACCATCTTCATTATATCGCGTAAGTATTATCGCTTTTTTCCTTTTCAGATTGTCTTGTACTTTGTGAGCCAATTGTGTTGGGAAGAATAATTGCTTACTTACTAGTAAAAGAATTAATACAGGAATAATGAGTTTTCAAATTACCATGGTAGTTTCCTGTTGtctttgctattttttttggtttaaaaccaTTTCTGATATCTTGGTTTATTTGCTTGATTTGTTTCAGGCTCACGGGATCGATCATTTGGTAATTCCCACAAGGGATTATCTCTTTGCTCCCTCATTCGTGGATATCAACCGGGCAGTGCAGTTCATTCATTGtgagttttttcattttttatttaattttgggaAGGGTTATCAATCAACATGGTTCTTTGTTATTTTCTGTGTCATGAAAAACAGTTTCATGTGTGTGCGCGTCTTACTTTTGTATTTTGTTACAGATAATGCAACTTGTGGTAAAACAACTTATGTTCACTGTAAAGCTGGGAGGGGGAGGAGTACAACAATTGTGCTTTGTTATTTGGTAAGTTCACGATCTTTCTGATTGAAAGTTGTGGCATCAGTTGAAGCTTTAAGGAACTGATTGGTTGCCATGTTTTCGACTCTTGTTTTTCAGGTTGAATACAAGCACATGACACCTGCTGCTGCTCTGGATTATGTGCGGTCTCGAAGACCTAGAGTGCTACTGGCACCCTCACAGTGGAAGGTATAACCCAGTTCTATATTATTACTTTAATTGTTGCGCTTTTATGGTAATGATTTATCCCCTCGGCATTCAGCTATTATTTAATATCTGCATGTATTGTAAGCAGGCTGTTCAAAACTATAACAAGCAAAGACCTGCTCAAAATAATAACAAGCAAATATCTGTTCAAAACTGTAACAAGCAAAGACCATGTTCTTCACCATACTCTCCCTCTGGGGACACGGTTCTCATAACCAAAGATGATCTTGAAGGTTATCATAGCACATCTGATACTAGTATGGAGCTGGCTATTGTTCCTAAAGTGGCAAAGACTAAGCCCATGATAGCAAGACTATCTTGCCTGTTCGCATCTTTAAAGGTATCCGGTGGTAGTGTACCAATGATAAGGCGGCTGCCCGTTTCAGAGTCACGTGCTTGCTAAGCCAGCTTGACACCCGTGTTCCAGGCAGGCGGCGTGTACAGAAGATAATGCCAATAAGCGAATAATTTCCCACAAAGTCGGTACAACTGTGTAACATGAAGAGAGGGTGCATAGAAACAAAGATAGAGGGAAGATGATGTTTACACATTAAAGAGGAACATCACATCACGTAGTTTTCTTGtacaaatatttactttttttgcaTGTTTGTTTATCCAAGTGAAATCCTTGTTCAAGTTTAAAGCATTATTGTTAAAGAATTATTGGTGTTAAATCAACAGGATTTGTCTTGTGGTGGCTAAATGGTTACTTTACTTGTCTTTTTACTCATGCAATTTCTTTGCACTTGCCTAATTTGTACCAAAGCTCAGCAGGCTGTTGCAGATTGGTGCACTTGTCCATTGCATTAGTTTCTGTTGCACCGGGAAAAACAAGATAGTTACTTTTACCCGTCACTGATTCTGTATAAACCACATCCGGAGCACTGTTTTTCTTACATCTGGATGGTAAATCCGGACaaactgttttatttttttctttttccaacgGGAGTGGTTTTTAAGAATCATGGGGGTGGTAAAAGAAGCTCCCAACAGTCGAATGGGTGTGTAATTTATCTAGAATGAAATGCTCCTCAATATAATCAGTACCAGTTAAACCGTGTTAACTTCACTCCTCACTACCATTATTCCAATTAAACCGTTTGAAActggttaaaacttaaaagtaagCTACAAATTTTGACTTGGTATTTGATTTATACTATATACTTGGTACATTTATACTTGATCTTGAGTGACTGGTAGCCCACAAATGCACGGCAGTTCACTACTCTAAGATATAGCTTTTCGTTAAGTGGGATCAATGTTCAACTTGTATACCTGATACTCTTATTTCCCCTTGTGGAGTTAGCATTCCAAATTAAACTAGTGATTAGCCCAAAAATTTGAAACTAAGTTTCTTCCCCATTCCAAATGAAACTAGTGATTAACTCAAATATTTGAAACTAGTTTAAGTTTCTTCCGAACCATGCCCATCACTGTAATATACGTTAACTAGTACCCAGTATTCATGCAATCATGTGGAAGGAATGGATTACATGTTATCCGCACATCCACATTCCATACTCCAAAAGTTTCAACCCCAAATATTTAAATATGACGGATATACCATGTATGTACCACTTGAATTAGAGGTAGATTCACGAAAGATAGAGGGGTATAGCTATTTATCAAGAACAAAAAATGAGGAATTGTTTCGATGATTTGTAGGCAGTGCTAATCTCTGGATCCGCTCAAAGTTATGGGCTGGCCATATAGAGTAGTGATGCGGGCTGTACGGGCCTATACAAGgaatttctctcttctcccCCATATTTCTTCCAGCCCCCTCTGAAATTCCAATTTTGTCTTTATAAATAGTTTTCGGATATATTTTCTGAAATAGActtaaatgtagtttttagatttttttttaattcacattCTAATATTTCAGATtctatttttcaaaaagttaACCATTTCGAAAAACGTTTAtcgaaaattcaaatattttgaaaCGTAGAATccaaaattgttttaaaaaacatttttcataATGATGTTGCAAAACTTTTTCCAAAATCGTTTTATTTGTGATCAATGAATAAAATTGTTAAAAGATGCCAAAATCTTAGTAGTATATAGTAAAATCCTAGTTAAAAGTGTGATTaatgaataaaattaaacaaatgaaATGCAAAGTGGGGTCTATATAAAATAGAAGCTAGCAGACACAAAGTGGCCCCATGTGGAAGAATATAAAAAAGTTGGATAGGAGagccatatatatataagtcaTATATTATATTCGTCCTTGCCTTACCACCATTCCTCCTGCGACTTCTTTATGGGACCAAATCTCTGCCATGCCAAACAAGCCTTATAAAACTGCTAGCTACTACACAAATGCTATATCCATGCTCCCTTCAAAAGCATCCAAATCTTCCATAAAAGTATTATAACTCAATATCACCTTTTTTTAGCTCttctttaaattttgaatataatGTAGAAagctatatttttattttcaaattagaCCAACCATTTCAATATCACCTCTGTCCTAttgttctttattttaattagaaCATCAACATATAAAATTAACTATTAACATTAATagttttataatattattttacattattttttggtttacaatgttaTCAGTGAGGATCGAACGTAGAAtctcatgcatattactcaaatATCTCATCGCTAAAGCTAGTGGCGATCATATATACATACTATATGTgcaaattaataatataattaattaattttatatatatagtgtgatatGTCTTTTTCATGTACTCAGGGAAGATAGGAGAGTTGGAGGTatacaataatttaaaaagagGCAACACAACACTGACATATATAAAAGAAGCTAAAAAGTTTATTCTTGTCTTCTATTTCTCTATTCAATTAATATTCCTATGTCTTTATTAATTATTCCCTTCAGAAACTACCTATGAAGTTACCCCCTCCCCTGTTTAGTATTATCTTCATTTTattagctagctagctagctttATTATGCATGGCATGCATGTTGTTcctttgaaagaaaaataaagcaTATATTAACATGTTACATGTCGACCTAGCTTCAAAAAATACTATACTATAGCTAAATAATACAACAGGAAATTAAAAGTTGGAATCAAATGTAGAATAAAGCAATAAAGATGTGTCTGTCTCTTAGCTACCACTCTCTTttctcaaaaacaaaataagaaaatattcaaaattaacCATAAGATATATAAATTTGAAATCAGTTCCCACTGATTAATTGACATATATACAAGGCCTTAATTCAGAGAAGTAATAGCTAAGCTGCTTTGGTAAAAACATAATGAGAGGTTAATAAGTTGAATTTGAAATTAAGCTAAAAAGATTGTGTGTGTCGTTTGTGGCATTTGGTGAGTTAAGGGGACCCATGGAAACTATAAAAGATATTCTTGAAAACTCATATCCTAAagttaaatttctttttatctGGAAAACATCAGCAACAGTAAAAGCTCTAGCTCCAAGGAAGTAGCAATTTCATATTCTCGCTGAGTGAGTGAGTAGTGAATAATGCATGCATATATATGATTAATGAGATAAAACTAACTCAAAATATAGGTACAAATTAAGGGTCACTAATAGAAAAACTTGAATtaacaatgaaaaaaaattaaagacaaattTTTAGTTTTAGCGTGTGACCTTTTCTGTTAGTTAATGAATAAACTTTGTTTGGCTCTTTCTAATAGTAGTATAAGCAAATAGTGATTGATTCTCTGGAGTGTAATGTAAGGTAAGGGGAAAAATGATTAGATGTTGTAACTGCGTTAACATAGTAGTCATTATTGACTGTCAATACTAAATGACTGAGATTAAAAATTTGGTAAAACTGTACACTGATCAATCAGAACCGTCTGATTGTTTTTGGACTGTCAAAATTGCTTCACGTATCCCGATTCAAGATAATGTTTGATATCATCGataatccttttttttattgGGGCGACGTCTAATATGAATCTAATCTAAATGTCGACTTTTTTATCAATAGTTTTTCTCCCGagtatttcttgtatttttttagatattataaaataatttagtttaataTAGACTCTAAAAAATGTTTAATGGCGGATTTTTGCCAATTTTTTTAGTCAGTTCtttctatattaatttttaatgtagaatttataaaaatatactttgaatatattttcatgataaatttaaatatgggagcctatattaatatattaaatcaacattattttttaaaaattaaaacaaccCCTTcctcaagaaagaaaaaaaataacaacccAAATTATGTTCTAAAAAGGAGCTAATTAGGCCACCTCGGTGCTTGAAATTCTTGTAGTTCTTAAGGTTCCACGTGAAATTCTTGATAATGAATTCTAAAAGAGAAAGCAAAAGTTAAATGATTCCTATCCAACCTTTAAAAAATaacgacaaaaaaaaattacttccAACACATAAAAAGATTTGATACATCTTATGAAAAATATCTCAATCACTTGCCACAAAATTTGTTGCACCACTTGAACTTGTTTTGATGCAAAAATGTCatcttatcttatatatatgCTGTAAATAATAGTACAAAATGTTTGAATACATAATGAACACACGAAAAGGACAAACAACATATGTTTTACAATATGCACAAACTTgttggtatatatatattttttatgtgaaaaacaaaacaaaaatgaacttatattataataatagtaataataaaataatatgaataatatgatatatattatattattataataatatatattaatgtaCTAGTGATGATTTTCATGCAAGAGATATAACTTTGAGTCTTAGGTCGTTCTCCCTCTCAATGTGATGTCACGAGGTAGAGCAGCTTTGCTtgagtttcttttctttttcttttttcttctttgatttttctttcttttccccTTTGTTCTTTGTCACTTTCTTTCCAAAACTTTGTTCCATTGCACACACCCAATTTCATAAACGGgaaaagatagaaaaaaaaaggaccaaAATAACTAAGGATGGATCAATggatatgatgatgatgatgatgatgatggtgatgatgagtagttttggtttttttggaAAGTGGGTTGAGGTATAGTTGAAGGATGAATGATGATATGAAAATGATGGTGTCTttgtttttgtggttttttgttgtttatttgtctcaaaatatttttgttcTAACCATGATGATGGTTGGGGTTGTCATGAGGGTCAACTGGCCAGTAAGAAGAGTATTTCAACCACTCAGCTTCTTGTTGGTTTCTAATAGATGATTCCTGTTTAATCAAGATCATAATAATATTCAAAACAAGattaattaatttagggttagatttttcaaataaaaaaaaaaaaaacttagataATTTAAAGTTGCATGCACAGAAAACAATGCAAATGCAAAATTGACTGGTCCTTTTTTCCACGTCATAGTCAAAAGCTAAAATTGAGCATTTTTCTAAACAAGACCAGGAATGCAAAAATACATGATTATGTCACtagtatttatttaattattacatATAATTCatgtaataattttataatagtaAAGCTATCAAAGTTCAGCTCTAGGTTccaccaataaaaaaataatttttactaccttcaatattttttattagataCAATTGAGTCAACAAAATTTGATATAAATGGTTCATacagatcaaatacattaatttttattgattcagttgtttctaataaaaaagactaaagagagtattatattttaattatcaataaaaatgaacaaaaaatattacatatCTTAAAACTTATTTTACGCCTTACTTAGAATTGAAAATTATTAGGTtcatcctaatttttttttatgcaattcaTTCTTTTCTATCTTGCAAAGAAATTAAATGTATAGTTCAGAATCATtttaaagaaagaagaaaagaagatgaaaatggcatCTAGTCTTTAGTTTAAATATAAATTGGTATTTCAAATgtgaaaacaaagaaataaagagaaaaaagagaTATGAAAATGGGTTATAgtctttaatttaaataaaaattggttgtTTTAATTTCCATTAATAGTATCTATTTTgactctcttttttctttccatAGTGGGAATAATGACAAACAAAgttctcatatatatatttcagAGTCAAAAAGTGAATAACTGACCTCTTTGATAGTATCAGACGACGTTGAAGTGCACCCCATAATGACTTCCTCTAAACCAGACGCAGACCTTCCACCACCTAATttatgatgttgttgttgatgttgctGCATGCCATGTGGATACATATTATAACTTCATTTTCAAACTAAACAATCAAATTCAAACTAATCATTGTGTTTGATCCATCCATGACATTAATCTAAAAGTCAATTGATACTTTCATGCTTGTGTTGTGAGTGTTATTTTGGCATGGCATGCACCTATAAAAACTTACTAATGAATTTAGCTTGTGCATAATACCATGCACAATCAGCCTATTTTGGACTAAATGTAACACTTGAGTGGCCCAATAATTGCACTAAGTACTCAACCCACCATTTCCAAAATTCGAACTTTCATGGCATGTATAATATGCAATGTCTTTGCCAATTAAGCTATATTTATAGGGACATTTGTTTTCAAATGTTAATGAGGGTTTTAAAGAACCGAAGGTAGGTCACGTGATCATAGCTCAGCTGACAACTGagatattacattatatatgtagggagTCAAGGTTCAAATCctgatcatcccacttatccactttaagatataattttttgccaacttgaaaaaaaaaagtagtaaaaactaaaatactaaattttgaataatataactaatgtcttaaaattttgaattacaATGTAATATATCCAACACACATTTCTGCATTAAAATGAAATTGGAGCAAATGCCCCCACACTATTTTTTGTTCTCAAATGTGTTTAGTGAAAAATCATAACTcaccataaataattttttttagtatattttaacataaaatcatatttgttatctatttttattattctaaaatttattaaagATCATTTTTTAAAGATCCGTATTATATTTAGAGATATTTTAGTACCAATGAAAAATATTGATTGCCCATGAGGAGTGAACTTAGTTATTATAGAATTTTGATCTTAAGgaacaaaattcaaattcattaaaaaaaatatatatatatatatttaaatcaaATCATCTCGAGGACAGACATAAAATAACCATTAATTTCCAATTTTCTTTGTggtttttataaataaaaaaaaaagaatattgataaatttagtattactcattttaattttttgagaaacaaattagtaattttcaattttgtcacTTTGGACCTTTAGTCATGAAAAATACTATAGACTATTTTTTTTGCctcactttaaaaaaattggattcgTCCCTAGAGATGCTGTCCATAATTTGAATTATGTCTCAATTGTTTAGTCCATATTTATATAAAGAACattaaagtgaaaaaaaaaattacaaggcccatatttaaaaaatgttcgAACTTAATATTTCACACTTCTTCACATTTAAAATGTGTGAGTCTAGGCCAAATTAAAGGggaaaaaattactaaaagCATATTTAAGAAGCCGACTGATTAAGGTCGATGATGAAAACATACctgaaaattttcattttgttgGAGCATAATTGTTGAGACATGATAAGAATTATCATCAAGGATGATGGATGTAGTATGGTGAAGTGGAGGTGGAGATATAATAGTTGAGATTGGATTTGAAGGCCTACTTATATGGAAAGCTGTGTTTGCATTAATCTGTTGATGTGCATGAATCTcatgttgttgatgatgttgatgttgatgctgttgttgttgatgttgttgttgatgatgatgatgatgtactACTAcatgctgctgctgctgctctTGATCACATGACCCTCCTGATGCTTGCATTTCTCTTGCTGAAGAACCCTCTCCTATTCCAACCTacaattatattatatcatcacattaaaattattcattaatattatttataatagtgTTACATTTTCTTAGCTAGGTGGGTAAACTAACCTACTGACACTGATTTATCATCAGGTGAGGTCCAAACAATTTTTGCTGAGTATGTAAGCAATGTTTGATTAATTATGTCAACACCTTCCTTAACCCT
This portion of the Trifolium pratense cultivar HEN17-A07 linkage group LG3, ARS_RC_1.1, whole genome shotgun sequence genome encodes:
- the LOC123915533 gene encoding phosphatidylglycerophosphate phosphatase PTPMT2-like, whose translation is MRIEELEDAECSRHEEENSERQIVMVDAKRALVGAGARILFYPTLLYNVVRNKIETEFRWWDQIDEFLLLGAVPFPKDVPELKNLGVGGVITLNEPYETLVPSSLYRAHGIDHLVIPTRDYLFAPSFVDINRAVQFIHYNATCGKTTYVHCKAGRGRSTTIVLCYLVEYKHMTPAAALDYVRSRRPRVLLAPSQWKAVQNYNKQRPAQNNNKQISVQNCNKQRPCSSPYSPSGDTVLITKDDLEGYHSTSDTSMELAIVPKVAKTKPMIARLSCLFASLKVSGGSVPMIRRLPVSESRAC